The following are encoded together in the Juglans microcarpa x Juglans regia isolate MS1-56 chromosome 2D, Jm3101_v1.0, whole genome shotgun sequence genome:
- the LOC121248064 gene encoding LOW QUALITY PROTEIN: probable serine/threonine-protein kinase PIX7 (The sequence of the model RefSeq protein was modified relative to this genomic sequence to represent the inferred CDS: inserted 1 base in 1 codon) codes for MALEAGAIKKEVILDVGKSKGRNKRDGGETETGCWVRTGRFFGSFIFSRTKVDSSTSGPAAPFESNSTNEKTRDEPVASLGSSKITSNTGSTSSTSKMSSTSTSKLSISSTLKFSEELNVASKLRKFTFNELKLATRNFRPDSILGEGGFGFVFKGWVEENGTAPVKPGTGLTVAVKTLNQGGHQGHKEWLAEIDLLGHLSHPNLVRLIGFCIEDDQRLLVYEFMPRGSLENHLFRRSLPLPWSIRIKIAFGAAKGLAFLHEDAQRPIIYRDFKTSNILLDTEYNAKLSDFGLAKDGPEGDRTHVSTRVMGTYGYAXPEYVLTGHLSSKSDVYSFGVVLLELMTGRRSIDKRRPNGEQSLVGWAQPLLGDKKKLYRLIDPRLEGHFSVKGAEKAAHLAVRCLGRDPKARPMMSEVVEALKLLPNLKDMASSSAFFKTMQVDSARSNPNASNEIGMQAASKPRNGHPTSPYPHPLQSPKPNVKES; via the exons ATGGCTTTGGAGGCTGGTGCAATTAAGAAGGAGGTGATTTTGGATGTGGGCAAGTCaaaaggaaggaataaaagAGATGGGGGAGAGACAGAGACTGGGTGTTGGGTGAGAACGGGCAGGTTTTTTGGGAGTTTCATATTTTCAAGAACAAAAGTTGATAGCTCTACCAGTGGCCCTGCTGCCCCTTTTG AGAGTAATTCTACGAACGAGAAAACCAGAGACGAACCAGTTGCTTCATTAGGGTCTTCTAAGATCACTAGTAATACGGGAAGTACTTCATCCACGTCAAAAATGAGTTCTACATCAACGTCAAAATTGAGTATTTCTTCCACATTAAAATTCAGCGAGGAGCTGAATGTTGCTTCTAAACTTCGGAAGTTCACATTCAATGAGCTGAAGTTGGCAACGAGGAACTTTAGACCTGATAGTATTCTTGGTGAAGGTGGTTTTGGTTTTGTCTTTAAAGGTTGGGTTGAAGAGAATGGCACTGCTCCTGTGAAGCCTGGTACTGGACTTACAGTTGCTGTCAAAACCCTCAACCAAGGTGGACATCAGGGTCATAAAGAGTGGCTT GCTGAAATTGATTTGCTTGGTCACCTAAGCCATCCTAATTTGGTTAGATTGATAGGATTCTGCATTGAAGATGATCAACGGTTGTTAGTTTACGAGTTTATGCCTCGTGGAAGTTTGGAGAACCACCTTTTCAGAA GGTCCCTGCCTCTTCCTTGGTCTATCCGAATAAAAATTGCATTTGGCGCCGCAAAGGGCCTTGCCTTTCTTCATGAAGATGCGCAACGGCCTATCATTTACCGCGATTTCAAAACATCTAATATTTTACTAGATACG gAATACAATGCCAAGCTCTCGGATTTTGGACTTGCCAAAGATGGTCCTGAGGGTGACAGAACTCATGTATCAACACGAGTTATGGGAACTTATGGCTATG GCCCAGAGTATGTCTTGACCG GACATCTGTCATCAAAGAGTGACGTCTACAGCTTTGGAGTTGTCCTACTTGAACTGATGACTGGCAGGAGATCCATCGACAAAAGAAGACCAAATGGAGAGCAAAGCCTTGTCGGATGGGCACAACCACTTCTTGGAGACAAGAAGAAGTTGTACCGGCTAATAGATCCTCGCCTTGAAGGTCACTTCTCGGTCAAAGGAGCTGAGAAAGCTGCCCACCTAGCCGTCCGCTGCCTTGGCCGAGACCCAAAAGCCAGACCTATGATGAGTGAGGTTGTTGAGGCCCTAAAGCTTCTGCCGAACCTCAAGGACATGGCCAGCTCTTCCGCTTTCTTCAAGACCATGCAAGTTGATAGTGCAAGGTCCAACCCAAATGCTTCAAATGAAATTGGAATGCAGGCAGCATCCAAACCGAGAAATGGACATCCAACTTCTCCATACCCTCATCCTCTCCAATCACCAAAACCAAATGTTAAGGAATCATAG